A single Methanobrevibacter boviskoreani JH1 DNA region contains:
- the idsA gene encoding short chain isoprenyl diphosphate synthase IdsA: MSDVTEILTDYSKDVKAVIEDYLSSIDPEDLQKSSVYLTEAGGKMLRPALTLLSSQAVGGNREDALKTAAAFEMIHTFSLIHDDIMDDDDMRRGKPSVHTVWGEPLAILAGDTLFSKAFGLVITSKEDNISADRVAESLAVVADACVKICEGQALDMGFEGNFDVQEEEYMEMIFKKTAALIAGACKAGAIVGGADSEVIDAMYEYGRLIGLAFQIQDDYLDVISDEKDLGKPVGSDIVEGKMTLMVVKALSEANEEDKEKLVKILSDPESPQEDVDIAIDLFNKYGSIEYAHDVALSNVNKAKEILNILPDSSSKDALALLADFVIERKS, encoded by the coding sequence ATGTCAGATGTAACTGAAATTTTAACTGATTATTCTAAAGATGTAAAGGCAGTAATTGAGGATTATTTGTCTAGTATTGATCCTGAAGATTTACAAAAATCTTCAGTTTATTTAACTGAGGCAGGCGGAAAAATGTTAAGGCCTGCTTTAACCTTACTTTCAAGTCAAGCAGTTGGTGGAAACAGGGAAGATGCACTTAAAACTGCTGCGGCTTTTGAAATGATTCATACTTTCTCCTTAATCCATGATGATATTATGGATGATGATGATATGAGGAGAGGTAAGCCTTCTGTACATACTGTATGGGGTGAACCATTAGCTATTTTAGCTGGAGATACTTTATTTTCAAAAGCATTTGGTTTAGTAATTACTTCTAAAGAAGATAACATTTCCGCAGACCGTGTTGCTGAGTCTTTGGCTGTTGTTGCAGACGCATGTGTTAAAATCTGTGAAGGTCAAGCTTTGGATATGGGTTTTGAAGGTAATTTCGATGTTCAGGAAGAGGAATATATGGAAATGATCTTCAAGAAAACAGCTGCACTTATTGCTGGGGCTTGTAAGGCTGGAGCAATTGTAGGTGGAGCGGATTCTGAAGTAATTGATGCAATGTATGAATATGGTAGACTTATCGGTTTGGCATTCCAAATTCAGGATGATTATCTTGATGTTATTAGTGATGAAAAGGATTTAGGTAAACCTGTAGGTAGTGATATTGTTGAGGGTAAAATGACTTTAATGGTAGTTAAAGCCTTATCCGAAGCAAATGAAGAGGATAAAGAAAAGCTGGTTAAAATCTTATCTGATCCTGAATCTCCTCAAGAAGATGTGGATATTGCAATTGATTTATTTAATAAATATGGTTCAATTGAATATGCTCATGATGTTGCTCTTTCAAATGTAAACAAAGCAAAGGAAATACTTAATATATTACCTGATTCTTCAAGTAAAGATGCACTTGCTTTATTAGCAGATTTTGTAATTGAAAGAAAATCTTAA